Below is a genomic region from Candidatus Firestonebacteria bacterium RIFOXYD2_FULL_39_29.
TTTAAAATACTTTCAGATCCTTTTGTCGGTAAGCTGACTTTTGTCCGTGTATATTCAGGGACTCTTAACTCCTCTTCGTATGTGTACAACTCGAAGAGCGGTTCAAAAGAAAGGATCGGACGTTTGGTCAGAATGCATGCAAATAAAAAAGAAGACATAGAAACTATTATGGCGGGTGATATTGCCGCTGTTGTAGGACTTAAGGGTACTACTACCGGAGATACACTGTGTGATGAAGAACATCCTATTGTTCTTGAAGCCATAAATTTCCCTGATACCGTAATTTCTGTAGCAATTGAGCCAAAGACCAGAGCAGATCAGGATAAAATGGGAATGGCTTTAAATAGGCTTTCTGATGAAGATCCTACATTTAAGATCAAGACTGATGAAGAAACCGGGCAAACAATTATGTCGGGTATGGGTGAACTGCATCTTGATATACTTGTTGATAGAATGAAAAGAGAATTTAATGTTGAATGTAATGTTGGTAAACCTCAGGTTGGATACAAAGAAACAATTAAAAAGAAAGTTGAAGCTGAAGGTAAGTATATAAGGCAGACCGGCGGTAAGGGGCAGTATGGTCATTGTTATATTGAATTGGAGCCTCAAGAAGCTGGAAAGGGTTATGAGTTTGTTAATGATGTTGTAGGCGGCTCTATTCCAAGAGAGTATATTCCTGCGATTGATAAAGGGATTAAGGAGGCCTGTGAAGGTGGTGTACTTGCAGGATATCCGGTTATTGATATTAAAGTAACTTTAACAGATGGTTCCTATCATGATGTTGATTCCTCTGAAATGGCATTTAAGATTGCGGGTTCAATGGCTTTTAAGGATGGTTTTAAAAGAGCAAATCCGGTTATTCTTGAGCCGATAATGGATATAGAAGTTGTTATTCCTGAAAATTATCTGGGAGAGGTTATTGGTAATTTGAACTCCAGACGGGGAAGAATTGAAAACATGACACAAAGGGGCAATGCCCGTGCAATTAGAGGTTTTGTTCCGATAGCAAATATGTTCGGTTATGCGACTGATTTAAGATCGTTAACGCAAGGCAGAGGTAACTATACAATGCAGTTTGCGCATTATGAAGAGATGCCGAAAGCAATGGCTGACGATATTATTGCAAAAGCAAGTGGGAAAATTGCAGGTAAAAGGTAATTTTACGGAGGTAATTTAAGATGGGTAAGGCAAAATTTGAAAGAACAAAGCCGCATGTAAACGTAGGAACAATCGGACATGTTGATCATGGAAAGACGACATTGACCGCAGCG
It encodes:
- a CDS encoding translation elongation factor G, which codes for MAREYSLTDTRNIGIIAHIDAGKTTTTERVLYYTGVIHKIGDIDEGNTTTDYMIQEKERGITITSAAISTSWMKKRVNVIDTPGHVDFTAEVERSLRVLDGAIVVFDACSGVEPQSETVWRQADKYNIPRIAFLNKMDKVGADFFMSVASIKEKLGAKPVAMQVPIGAENTFVGVVDIVKMKAFVWLDETLGAKFEEREIPADLVEISKKCREELMETCAEYDENIMKKYLDGKVSEVSIDDIRKAIRTGTIKTEIVPVFCGSSFKNKGVQPILDAVVYYLPSPLDIPAMKGTNPKTGVEEDRKAADDQPFSAIAFKILSDPFVGKLTFVRVYSGTLNSSSYVYNSKSGSKERIGRLVRMHANKKEDIETIMAGDIAAVVGLKGTTTGDTLCDEEHPIVLEAINFPDTVISVAIEPKTRADQDKMGMALNRLSDEDPTFKIKTDEETGQTIMSGMGELHLDILVDRMKREFNVECNVGKPQVGYKETIKKKVEAEGKYIRQTGGKGQYGHCYIELEPQEAGKGYEFVNDVVGGSIPREYIPAIDKGIKEACEGGVLAGYPVIDIKVTLTDGSYHDVDSSEMAFKIAGSMAFKDGFKRANPVILEPIMDIEVVIPENYLGEVIGNLNSRRGRIENMTQRGNARAIRGFVPIANMFGYATDLRSLTQGRGNYTMQFAHYEEMPKAMADDIIAKASGKIAGKR